From Psychrobacillus sp. FSL K6-2836, a single genomic window includes:
- a CDS encoding sensor domain-containing diguanylate cyclase, with translation MESEDKIIHLKSDILDIWNESVFTHESSIKWFEDLQNILFEFFDIQQAKYFIYDAETFLQLSWNHSFTKKLNAIKWSEIETFFYDKDFIDVHTLQIKYSSDNDVALLLRDVDLQPLGLIIMESTEKWKEFSQTPQLEEFMLTITKLVKTIKKSVYLTQQENQYRNLFNVTKMFNSTLDIGQILEGTLNSIQIAFPNFKPILILSNDQDRKTSAPYKLFDYTTERNTTVEAYVSGEITTELAQDLGVRLLNIPIVGKQGIYGILQISAPLDYLFSIRQKEYAILLAEAAGNALENAKLYIQSHRLVSDLQLINETSHKLNMNLSLDEMVIFLRDQLMKFFQPEHVGFVFIENDEYKISPASTELFHTMDGQLYIQYITNHFKTEKDSVFIADFNRLTDLKYEYRSLVAIPLKEQSNITGFSIIMHKEPYYFSFDNYKLMQSLIQHSSLAISNSTLRNKLQKMVDRDHLTNLFARNYLDRFVEKAMETDDKGVFVLIDIDNFKRINDTHGHQKGDEILIQIARVIQGMIENRGISARWGGEELALYLSKLSLEQGVELAKQLLMAIPQKTNPSVTVSIGVSSWQKSDNLSFNKLFHNADTVLYKAKNNGKNQLCVYKASHSL, from the coding sequence ATGGAAAGCGAAGATAAGATTATCCATCTAAAAAGCGATATTCTAGATATTTGGAATGAAAGCGTATTTACACATGAATCGAGTATTAAATGGTTTGAAGATTTGCAAAATATTTTATTTGAGTTTTTTGATATACAACAAGCAAAATACTTTATATATGATGCAGAAACTTTTTTACAGCTTTCATGGAATCATTCATTTACGAAAAAGCTCAATGCTATTAAATGGTCAGAGATCGAAACGTTTTTCTATGACAAAGACTTTATCGATGTGCATACACTTCAAATAAAATATTCTTCCGATAATGACGTAGCTTTACTATTAAGAGATGTGGATCTACAACCATTAGGATTAATCATAATGGAATCCACTGAAAAATGGAAAGAATTTTCACAAACACCACAACTAGAAGAATTCATGCTAACTATTACTAAATTAGTTAAAACCATTAAAAAGTCAGTATATTTAACACAACAGGAAAACCAGTATCGAAATTTGTTTAATGTAACGAAAATGTTTAATTCTACATTAGATATCGGTCAAATATTAGAAGGGACATTAAACTCCATTCAAATAGCTTTTCCTAATTTCAAGCCTATACTTATCTTATCAAATGATCAGGATCGTAAAACATCTGCTCCATATAAATTATTCGATTATACAACAGAGAGAAATACTACGGTTGAGGCCTATGTCTCTGGTGAAATAACGACAGAGTTGGCTCAGGACTTAGGAGTCAGATTGCTGAATATTCCGATTGTTGGAAAGCAAGGGATTTACGGTATTTTACAAATTTCTGCCCCGCTGGATTACTTATTTTCGATCAGGCAAAAAGAATATGCAATTTTACTCGCTGAAGCGGCAGGTAATGCATTGGAAAATGCTAAATTATATATTCAATCCCATCGATTAGTCTCCGATTTACAATTAATCAACGAAACGTCGCATAAGTTGAATATGAATTTGTCATTGGATGAGATGGTTATCTTTTTACGGGATCAGTTAATGAAGTTTTTCCAACCAGAGCACGTTGGTTTTGTTTTTATAGAAAATGATGAATATAAAATTTCGCCTGCAAGTACGGAGTTATTTCATACGATGGATGGACAACTATATATTCAATATATTACTAATCACTTTAAAACGGAGAAGGATTCTGTATTTATAGCAGATTTCAATCGTTTAACAGATTTAAAATACGAATACCGTTCTTTAGTGGCGATACCTTTAAAAGAACAAAGCAATATTACCGGATTTAGTATTATCATGCATAAGGAACCTTATTATTTCTCTTTTGACAATTACAAATTAATGCAGTCCTTAATACAGCATTCGTCTCTAGCCATTAGCAATTCAACTTTAAGAAACAAACTACAAAAAATGGTTGATCGAGATCATTTAACGAATCTTTTTGCGAGAAATTATTTGGATAGGTTTGTTGAAAAGGCGATGGAAACTGATGACAAAGGTGTCTTTGTACTTATTGATATTGATAATTTTAAACGTATCAATGATACACATGGTCATCAAAAAGGGGACGAAATTTTAATACAAATAGCAAGAGTTATACAAGGAATGATTGAAAATAGAGGAATTAGTGCTAGATGGGGTGGGGAAGAGCTGGCTCTATACTTGTCTAAGTTGTCATTAGAACAAGGCGTAGAATTGGCTAAACAGTTATTAATGGCCATTCCTCAAAAGACCAATCCTTCCGTTACAGTATCCATCGGTGTGTCGAGCTGGCAGAAAAGTGATAATTTAAGTTTTAATAAGCTATTCCACAATGCAGATACTGTATTGTATAAAGCGAAAAACAATGGTAAAAATCAACTTTGCGTTTATAAGGCATCTCACTCTTTATGA
- the megL gene encoding methionine gamma-lyase, protein MVNSNFSKETLYIHKGYKTAEHHDSLSVPLYQTSTFAFDTAEQGERRFAGEESGGVYSRLGNPTVQVLEERIAAMELGEGALAFGSGMAAVSAILVHLTKSGDHILCTRGIYGCTFGLLKILKEKYNISHDLKALMTEKDIEDAIKPNTTCIYIETPINPTMEIVDIELITKVAKKHGIPVVVDNTFSSPYLQNPIELGADFVLHSATKYINGHGDVIAGILVGKEKVEMETIRGTVQKDFGGIISPFDAWLLIRGLKTLHIRMDRHSENASKVFNLLKEHPAVESIYYPFDVNNPGYHVAKKQMKAGGGLISFTIKGGVKQAQKLMNELKLIKIAVSLGDAETLIQHPYTMTHSVVPEKERLEMGITGGLLRLSVGLENSSDIVEDLKQALSKM, encoded by the coding sequence ATGGTTAATTCGAATTTTTCTAAAGAAACATTGTATATCCATAAAGGGTATAAAACAGCTGAGCACCATGATAGCCTTTCTGTTCCACTTTATCAGACGTCGACATTCGCATTCGACACAGCAGAGCAGGGAGAAAGAAGATTTGCTGGAGAAGAATCTGGTGGAGTATACTCTCGATTAGGAAACCCTACCGTCCAGGTATTAGAGGAACGTATTGCTGCAATGGAGCTAGGAGAAGGCGCACTAGCATTTGGCTCTGGTATGGCTGCGGTGAGTGCTATTTTAGTCCACCTTACTAAATCAGGTGATCATATTCTATGTACGAGAGGGATTTATGGTTGTACGTTTGGACTGTTAAAAATATTAAAGGAAAAGTACAATATTTCGCATGACTTAAAAGCTTTAATGACAGAAAAAGATATAGAAGATGCGATTAAACCAAATACTACTTGTATATATATAGAAACACCGATAAATCCAACGATGGAAATTGTAGATATCGAACTAATCACAAAAGTTGCAAAGAAGCACGGCATTCCAGTTGTTGTAGATAATACTTTCTCCTCACCTTACTTACAAAATCCGATTGAGCTAGGAGCAGACTTCGTTCTTCACAGTGCCACAAAATATATTAATGGACATGGTGATGTCATAGCGGGAATACTAGTAGGAAAAGAAAAAGTGGAAATGGAGACAATTCGCGGCACTGTTCAAAAAGACTTTGGTGGTATCATTTCACCTTTTGATGCATGGCTATTAATAAGAGGTTTAAAAACGTTGCATATACGAATGGACAGACATTCGGAAAACGCTAGTAAAGTATTCAACTTGTTAAAGGAACATCCAGCTGTTGAGAGTATTTATTATCCATTTGATGTAAATAATCCAGGGTATCATGTGGCGAAGAAGCAGATGAAAGCCGGTGGCGGTCTCATTTCCTTCACTATAAAAGGGGGAGTGAAACAAGCACAAAAGCTTATGAATGAACTAAAGCTGATAAAAATTGCTGTTAGTTTAGGAGATGCTGAAACATTGATCCAACATCCTTACACGATGACTCATTCAGTTGTACCGGAAAAAGAAAGATTAGAGATGGGTATAACTGGTGGCTTATTAAGACTTTCCGTTGGGCTAGAGAACTCTAGTGATATCGTAGAAGATTTAAAGCAAGCCTTATCTAAAATGTAA
- a CDS encoding alpha/beta fold hydrolase, with protein MSKLELEYKEFGDGESTIIIEIGIGSSFYNWYPLVEKIKQDFRVILYHRAGYGRSQTPRKSRTTQHIAEELNDFVREIGISDKFILMGHSFGGLCAQQYVKMYPSKVKGLILVDSTSFNFNKLYDLDIPVMNSLISVGKMVESNRVISKKSNTELKEIFKNTIDEYKKILPDIDGLVFEEFITNPRLFNTIADEFENWGSSSECIKAMGKFPNIPLKVIARDKELAVKPFIKHGIPEQEAILYEECWRQLQLELSHLSEGGILIIADSSDHDIHTDRPDIIIECLKEFK; from the coding sequence TTGAGTAAATTAGAACTAGAATATAAAGAGTTTGGGGATGGAGAATCTACTATCATTATAGAGATTGGAATAGGAAGCTCCTTTTATAATTGGTATCCATTGGTTGAAAAGATAAAACAAGATTTTAGAGTAATTTTGTATCATAGGGCTGGTTACGGTAGAAGTCAGACCCCTAGAAAATCTCGGACAACTCAGCATATTGCTGAAGAACTCAACGACTTTGTAAGGGAGATAGGGATTTCAGATAAATTTATATTAATGGGTCACTCTTTTGGAGGGTTATGTGCACAGCAGTACGTAAAAATGTATCCAAGTAAAGTTAAAGGACTAATACTCGTCGATTCTACTTCTTTTAACTTTAACAAATTATACGATCTTGATATACCAGTTATGAACTCTCTAATCTCAGTAGGGAAAATGGTTGAAAGTAATAGGGTAATATCTAAAAAATCAAATACCGAACTTAAAGAAATATTTAAAAATACGATTGATGAATATAAAAAAATATTACCAGATATTGACGGGTTAGTTTTTGAGGAATTTATAACGAATCCCCGACTATTTAATACAATTGCAGATGAGTTTGAAAATTGGGGCTCTAGCAGTGAGTGCATAAAAGCGATGGGGAAGTTTCCGAATATTCCTCTAAAAGTAATTGCAAGAGATAAAGAACTAGCGGTGAAACCATTTATAAAACACGGTATTCCAGAACAAGAAGCAATTTTATATGAAGAGTGTTGGCGTCAATTACAACTTGAATTATCTCATTTGTCCGAAGGAGGGATTTTGATAATAGCAGACTCGAGTGACCATGACATTCATACTGATAGACCTGATATCATAATTGAGTGCTTAAAAGAATTTAAGTAA
- a CDS encoding GNAT family N-acetyltransferase: MEIDYLIFDSLPDAFLLDSIVELHTEIFGAADNLIDKMEKKSQLLVITAMSGEKVIGYKIGYALDDTKFYSWLGGVDTDFREFGIGSTIMEKQHQYLREKGYSVVQTKTMNKWRSMLILNIKNGFDVMNTYKDEKGLHKIILEKNLKN, translated from the coding sequence TTGGAGATTGACTACCTTATTTTTGATTCGTTACCTGATGCTTTTTTATTAGATAGTATTGTAGAATTACATACAGAAATTTTTGGTGCAGCTGATAATTTAATTGACAAAATGGAAAAAAAATCTCAGTTATTAGTTATTACTGCTATGAGTGGTGAAAAAGTTATTGGATATAAGATTGGATATGCGTTAGACGATACTAAATTTTATAGTTGGTTAGGCGGAGTAGATACTGATTTTAGGGAATTTGGTATTGGCTCTACCATAATGGAAAAGCAACATCAATATTTAAGAGAAAAAGGTTATAGTGTTGTTCAAACAAAAACAATGAATAAATGGCGTAGCATGCTAATTTTGAATATAAAAAATGGCTTTGATGTCATGAACACATATAAGGATGAAAAAGGATTACATAAAATTATACTTGAAAAAAATTTAAAAAATTAG
- a CDS encoding SMI1/KNR4 family protein, translating into MRIDEFIEQFNGKYPDVDRFDVATDEMITIYEETLGYRLPVSFVKFLKEFSNGIFLLDCEPIGGVSKESPSGDICKVDRIIPDIPNEILIVETKEWIDSNRLISFTTFDAGDHSNNH; encoded by the coding sequence TTGAGAATAGATGAATTTATCGAACAATTTAATGGGAAGTATCCTGATGTTGATCGATTCGATGTTGCTACAGATGAAATGATTACGATATATGAAGAAACACTTGGATATCGTTTGCCTGTTTCATTTGTAAAGTTTCTAAAGGAATTCTCCAATGGTATTTTTTTATTGGATTGTGAACCCATTGGAGGTGTTAGTAAAGAATCTCCATCTGGTGATATTTGCAAAGTCGATCGAATTATCCCAGACATTCCTAATGAAATTTTAATAGTAGAAACTAAAGAGTGGATAGATTCTAATCGGCTTATATCCTTCACAACGTTTGATGCTGGAGATCACTCGAACAATCATTGA
- a CDS encoding zinc-dependent alcohol dehydrogenase family protein gives MYAKCIKFYEFGSPKNVLKVEEKRIELPKENEVIVRMLARPINPSDLIPIRGAYSHRISLPNIPGYEGIGIVEGVGPLVSKGLIGKRVLPLRGEGTWQELVKTSAELAVPIPDSIDDFTASQMYINPITAWVTCTEVLNLKPNDVLLVNACGSSIGHIYAQLSRIIGFRLIAVTRSNKYTEDLLRLGASYVIDTSTVPLYETVMEITNGIGADAAIDSIGGVSGNELAFCVHPNGNFLTIGLLSGIQVNWADIVNNAKVNANIFHLRNWNNIVTADKWQKTFRSLIRLIDDQKLSLMRVDSKYDLLNIHAAIDDVESSTEKKGKLILTSY, from the coding sequence TTGTATGCGAAATGTATTAAGTTCTATGAATTCGGTAGTCCTAAAAATGTTTTGAAAGTTGAGGAGAAAAGGATTGAACTTCCTAAAGAAAATGAAGTCATTGTTCGAATGTTGGCACGACCTATAAACCCTTCAGACTTAATTCCAATAAGAGGGGCTTATTCCCATCGAATTTCGCTACCAAATATTCCGGGTTATGAAGGGATAGGTATTGTAGAGGGGGTTGGTCCTTTAGTTTCTAAAGGTCTTATTGGGAAACGTGTTTTGCCCTTACGCGGGGAAGGCACTTGGCAAGAACTTGTTAAAACATCAGCTGAACTTGCTGTTCCCATACCCGATTCTATTGATGACTTTACGGCATCACAAATGTATATCAATCCAATTACAGCATGGGTAACTTGTACGGAAGTTTTAAACTTAAAACCGAATGACGTTTTGTTAGTTAATGCGTGTGGTTCTTCCATTGGTCATATTTATGCTCAATTATCGAGAATAATAGGTTTTCGATTAATTGCAGTAACTAGAAGTAATAAATATACAGAAGATTTACTCCGTCTTGGCGCATCTTATGTAATTGATACCTCTACTGTTCCACTCTATGAAACAGTTATGGAAATAACAAATGGAATCGGCGCAGATGCTGCTATTGACTCTATTGGAGGCGTATCTGGAAACGAGCTGGCATTTTGTGTACATCCTAATGGCAATTTTTTAACAATCGGTCTTTTATCGGGGATACAAGTAAACTGGGCAGACATTGTAAATAATGCCAAAGTTAATGCTAATATCTTTCATTTGCGGAATTGGAATAATATTGTAACGGCAGATAAATGGCAGAAAACGTTTAGAAGCTTGATAAGGTTAATAGATGACCAAAAGTTAAGCTTGATGAGGGTAGATTCTAAATATGATTTGCTGAATATACATGCTGCTATTGATGATGTTGAGTCTTCTACAGAGAAAAAAGGGAAATTAATCTTAACAAGCTACTAA
- a CDS encoding AAA family ATPase: MKKFVFIFGPQAVGKMTVGQELAKVTGMKLFHNHMTIDLLEPLFGFSPEMWRLTHLFRQEIFKSFSKSDSNGMIFTKVWYFDQKEDWEEIEKMCQIIAAQGANIYFIELEANVAERLKRNKTPHRLEHKPTKRNMEQSEQHLLSSLESNRLNSKKGEIDKENYLRIDNTYLSVEEVAQIIKKEFQL; encoded by the coding sequence ATGAAGAAATTTGTTTTTATATTTGGACCACAAGCAGTTGGAAAAATGACTGTCGGACAAGAACTAGCAAAGGTAACAGGCATGAAGTTATTCCATAACCATATGACTATTGATCTGTTAGAGCCACTATTTGGCTTTAGTCCAGAAATGTGGAGATTAACACATCTATTTCGGCAGGAAATATTTAAATCATTTTCAAAAAGTGATAGTAATGGGATGATTTTTACTAAGGTATGGTATTTTGATCAAAAAGAAGATTGGGAAGAAATAGAAAAGATGTGTCAAATCATAGCCGCACAGGGGGCTAATATTTATTTTATTGAATTAGAAGCCAACGTAGCTGAAAGGTTAAAAAGAAATAAGACACCACATAGACTTGAACATAAACCAACTAAAAGAAATATGGAACAATCTGAACAACATTTATTAAGTTCTCTAGAAAGTAACAGGTTGAATTCTAAGAAGGGTGAAATTGACAAGGAAAACTATTTACGGATAGATAACACATATTTGAGTGTAGAAGAAGTAGCCCAAATTATAAAAAAAGAGTTTCAATTATAG
- a CDS encoding cysteine hydrolase family protein, which yields MTKEALLIIDVQNGMFQVGEEVFKGDRLLQNLNGLLIRARSMEIPIFYVQHNEAAGKQLEYGTNSWEIHSSITPKSEDIIIQKTTPDSFFNTSLDEELKRQGIEHLIISGIQTEVCVDTTCRRAFSMGYKVTLVSDTHSTWDSKELTAGQIINHHNSVLRWFADVYPSKDVKFKLF from the coding sequence TTGACGAAGGAAGCGCTATTAATAATTGACGTTCAAAATGGAATGTTCCAAGTAGGAGAAGAAGTATTCAAAGGGGATAGGTTATTACAAAATTTAAATGGTTTATTAATCCGGGCAAGGTCGATGGAGATACCGATTTTTTATGTACAGCATAATGAAGCCGCTGGGAAACAATTAGAGTATGGAACAAATAGTTGGGAAATCCATTCTTCCATTACTCCAAAAAGTGAAGATATTATCATTCAAAAAACGACTCCAGATTCATTTTTTAATACCTCTTTAGATGAGGAACTGAAGAGACAAGGGATTGAACATTTGATTATTTCAGGCATTCAAACAGAAGTGTGTGTTGACACAACATGTAGAAGAGCTTTTAGTATGGGGTATAAGGTGACTCTAGTTTCAGACACACATAGCACGTGGGATTCCAAAGAACTAACAGCGGGGCAGATCATCAATCATCACAATAGCGTGCTGCGTTGGTTTGCTGATGTTTATCCGAGTAAAGACGTTAAATTTAAATTATTTTAA